A single region of the Solwaraspora sp. WMMD791 genome encodes:
- a CDS encoding ThuA domain-containing protein, with protein MFRRLALCLVMVLATVGFSAVPAQAQADFTVLVFSKTAGFRHDSIPAGIVAIQQLGNQHNFTVETTEDAGQFTTANLSRFQAVIWLSTTGDVLNASQQSAFESYIRSGGGFAGVHAAADTEHNWSWYGNLVGAYFSSHPANQNATVRIEDSSHPSTAGLPTAWNRYDEWYNYRTNPRAQNRILATVDESTYTGGTMGSDHPIAWCRNYDGGRSWYTGMGHTNESFSDANFRSHVLGGIRYAAQGTGNCSTSQTPAGYSQITLAKGVAEVGEPMGMTVLPNRGVLHTSREGTIRYTDAAGNTKVALTIPVYTHDEEGLQSIEADPNFATNRWVYVYYSPPLNTPGGDAPATGSAAQFAPFNGYNRLARFTVNADHTLDRASEVTILEVPTSRGMCCHVGGDIDFDAAGNLYLSTGDDTNPFDSSGYTPIDERPNRNPAYDAQRTAGNSNDLRGKVLRIRPGANGGYTIPAGNMFPAGTARTKPEIYAMGFRNPFKMSVDKATGIVYLGEYGPDAGTANPNRGPANHVAFERIAQPGFYGWPYCSNYNTPYIDYTFPSGPSGAPFNCSGGPVNNSPNNSGITQLPPSQRAWLPYGGEQNPPELCCGSLSPMDAVVYNYDASLASDVKFPASMNGKVFIGEFGRRWIKAVTVTGSGGVGAIEPFPAYTGTQVMDLEFGPEGALYVLDYGTGWGSGDASSAVYRIEYNSGGGRAPTVLATANPTSGNAPLTVQFSSAGTSDPDGDAITYAWDFTTDGSTDSTQPNPSYTYTSNGEFTATLTVRDSTGRSATASVVIGVGRPTVTLDLPTNGRLFDFGDAIPFQVTVTDPNAATIDCSRVKVNYLLGHDSHGHGITSATGCSGTLQTTVDGEHDPNANIFGVMVAEYTPVGATIPVTSTQTVMQPRTRQAEHYGGQQGTTLVEKASANGGSAVGYIENGDWISFTPYNLAGATSFTARVASAGSGGTISLRTGSASGPVIGTATVSPTGSWETWTTVTGTVSPPAGTHNLFLVFTGGSSYLFDVDEFTFRSGGTTPPPTTAPPTTAPPTTAPPTTAPPTTAPPTTAPPTTAPPTTAPPTTAPPTTPPPTGRSCAATYSVTGQWQGGFQGEVRVTAGSTSISGWTVTWTFTGGQTVTQSWSATVTSSGANVTARNVSYNGSLGASASTTFGFIGSGNGANSVSSLSCTAS; from the coding sequence ATGTTCCGAAGATTGGCCCTCTGCCTGGTCATGGTGTTGGCCACCGTCGGCTTCAGCGCCGTGCCGGCCCAGGCCCAGGCGGACTTCACCGTCCTGGTCTTCAGCAAGACCGCCGGATTCCGGCACGACTCGATCCCAGCCGGCATCGTCGCGATCCAGCAACTCGGCAACCAGCACAACTTCACCGTCGAGACCACCGAGGACGCCGGCCAGTTCACCACCGCCAACCTGTCCCGGTTCCAGGCGGTCATCTGGCTGTCCACCACCGGGGACGTGCTCAACGCCAGCCAGCAGTCGGCGTTCGAGAGCTACATCCGGTCCGGCGGTGGATTCGCCGGCGTCCACGCGGCGGCCGACACCGAACACAACTGGTCGTGGTACGGCAACCTGGTCGGCGCCTACTTCTCCAGCCACCCCGCGAACCAGAACGCGACCGTACGGATCGAGGACAGCTCCCACCCCTCGACCGCCGGGCTGCCGACCGCGTGGAACCGGTACGACGAGTGGTACAACTACCGGACCAACCCTCGGGCGCAGAACCGGATCCTGGCCACCGTCGACGAGAGCACCTACACCGGTGGCACGATGGGCAGCGACCACCCGATCGCGTGGTGTCGAAACTACGACGGCGGCCGATCCTGGTACACCGGAATGGGCCACACCAACGAGAGCTTCAGCGACGCCAACTTCCGCAGCCACGTGCTGGGCGGCATCCGCTACGCCGCGCAGGGCACGGGCAACTGCTCGACCAGCCAGACACCGGCCGGCTACAGCCAGATCACCCTGGCCAAGGGGGTGGCCGAGGTCGGTGAACCGATGGGCATGACCGTGCTGCCCAACCGGGGAGTGCTGCACACCTCCCGGGAAGGCACCATCCGCTACACCGACGCGGCCGGCAACACCAAGGTGGCACTTACCATCCCGGTCTACACGCACGACGAAGAAGGACTGCAGAGCATCGAGGCCGACCCGAACTTCGCCACCAACCGCTGGGTGTACGTGTACTACTCGCCGCCACTGAACACCCCCGGCGGCGACGCACCGGCGACCGGTTCGGCGGCACAGTTCGCCCCGTTCAACGGCTACAACCGGCTGGCCCGCTTCACCGTCAACGCCGACCATACCCTTGACCGGGCGTCGGAGGTGACGATCCTCGAGGTCCCGACCAGCCGGGGCATGTGCTGCCACGTCGGCGGTGACATCGACTTCGACGCCGCCGGGAACCTCTACCTGTCGACCGGCGACGACACGAACCCGTTCGACTCCAGTGGCTACACGCCGATCGACGAAAGGCCGAACCGCAACCCGGCGTACGACGCGCAGCGTACCGCCGGCAACAGCAACGACCTGCGGGGCAAGGTGCTGCGGATCCGGCCTGGCGCCAACGGCGGCTACACCATCCCGGCCGGCAACATGTTCCCCGCCGGCACGGCCAGGACCAAGCCCGAGATCTACGCGATGGGCTTCCGCAACCCGTTCAAGATGTCCGTCGACAAGGCGACCGGCATCGTCTACCTCGGCGAGTACGGCCCGGACGCCGGCACCGCCAACCCCAACCGAGGGCCGGCGAACCATGTCGCGTTCGAACGCATCGCCCAGCCCGGTTTCTACGGCTGGCCGTACTGCTCGAACTACAACACCCCGTACATCGACTACACGTTCCCGTCCGGCCCATCCGGTGCACCGTTCAACTGCTCCGGCGGCCCGGTGAACAACTCCCCGAACAACTCCGGCATCACCCAACTGCCCCCGTCCCAGCGGGCCTGGCTGCCGTACGGCGGCGAGCAGAATCCGCCGGAGCTGTGCTGCGGCAGCCTGTCTCCGATGGACGCCGTGGTCTACAACTACGACGCCTCGCTCGCCTCCGACGTGAAGTTCCCGGCGTCGATGAACGGCAAGGTGTTCATCGGCGAGTTCGGCCGACGGTGGATCAAAGCCGTCACCGTCACCGGCTCCGGCGGGGTCGGCGCGATCGAACCGTTCCCGGCCTACACCGGCACCCAGGTGATGGACCTGGAGTTCGGGCCGGAGGGTGCACTCTACGTACTCGACTACGGCACCGGCTGGGGCAGCGGCGACGCCAGCTCGGCGGTGTACCGCATCGAGTACAACTCCGGTGGCGGCCGGGCCCCGACCGTGCTCGCGACCGCCAACCCGACCAGCGGCAACGCGCCGTTGACCGTACAGTTCAGCTCGGCCGGGACCAGCGACCCGGACGGCGACGCCATCACGTACGCGTGGGACTTCACCACGGACGGCAGCACCGACTCGACGCAGCCGAACCCGTCGTACACGTACACCAGCAACGGCGAGTTCACGGCGACGCTAACGGTGCGCGACAGCACCGGCCGCAGCGCCACCGCGAGCGTGGTGATCGGGGTGGGCCGGCCGACGGTCACCCTCGACCTACCGACCAACGGCCGGCTGTTCGACTTCGGTGACGCCATTCCGTTCCAGGTCACGGTCACCGACCCGAACGCGGCGACCATCGACTGCAGCCGGGTGAAGGTCAACTACCTGCTCGGGCACGACAGCCATGGCCACGGCATCACCAGCGCCACCGGCTGCTCCGGCACCCTGCAGACCACCGTCGACGGCGAACACGACCCGAACGCGAACATCTTCGGTGTCATGGTCGCCGAGTACACCCCGGTGGGCGCGACCATCCCGGTGACCTCGACGCAGACGGTCATGCAGCCCCGGACCCGCCAGGCCGAGCACTACGGCGGCCAGCAGGGCACCACCCTCGTGGAGAAGGCCTCCGCCAACGGGGGCAGCGCGGTCGGCTACATCGAGAACGGCGACTGGATCTCGTTCACCCCGTACAACCTGGCCGGGGCCACGTCGTTCACCGCGCGGGTCGCCTCCGCCGGCTCCGGCGGTACCATCTCGCTGCGGACCGGCTCGGCGTCGGGACCCGTCATCGGTACGGCGACGGTCAGCCCCACCGGAAGCTGGGAGACCTGGACCACCGTCACCGGCACGGTCAGCCCACCGGCCGGTACGCACAACCTGTTCCTCGTCTTCACCGGCGGCTCCAGCTACCTGTTCGACGTCGACGAGTTCACTTTCCGCAGTGGTGGTACGACACCGCCGCCCACGACCGCACCGCCGACCACGGCACCGCCCACGACCGCGCCGCCGACCACGGCACCGCCCACGACCGCGCCGCCGACCACGGCACCGCCCACGACCGCGCCGCCGACCACGGCACCGCCCACCACCGCGCCGCCGACCACGCCGCCGCCCACCGGCCGGTCGTGTGCGGCGACGTACTCGGTGACGGGTCAATGGCAGGGTGGCTTCCAAGGTGAGGTACGGGTCACCGCCGGATCCACGTCGATCAGCGGCTGGACGGTCACCTGGACGTTCACCGGGGGACAGACCGTCACCCAGTCCTGGAGCGCCACCGTTACGTCGAGTGGTGCCAACGTGACCGCCCGCAACGTTTCCTACAACGGGTCGCTCGGCGCCAGCGCCAGTACGACGTTCGGCTTCATCGGCTCCGGCAACGGCGCGAACAGCGTGTCGTCGCTGAGCTGCACCGCCAGCTGA
- a CDS encoding cellulase family glycosylhydrolase, whose protein sequence is MPSIRTRWAATTAAGLLLGAVAAVPATTTAAAAPPAAATGTSADASAAAAQAVPANDWLHTDGNTIVDEAGNQVWLTGANWFGYNATERVFHGLWSANIEAVTRAMAQRGINIVRVPISTQLLLEWKAGQPLARPNINAYVNPELDGLNNLQIFDHWLGLCEKYGLKVMLDVHSAEADNSGHLYPVWWKGSITSEDFYQGWEWVTARYRDNDTIVAMDVKNEPHGTPNDPQRAKWDSSTDQDNFKHACETAGRRILAINPDLLILCEGIEVYPRPHADWDSPNTNPDLSPNYFYNWWGGNLRGVAAHPVDLGANQDQLVYSPHDYGPLVYEQPWFQGEFDKASLTEDVWRPNWLFIHEDDTAPLLIGEWGGRYGQDARQDKWLHALRDLMIDYGIHHTFWSLNPNSGDTGGLLLDDWTSWDEVKYNQVLKPALWQHGGKFVGLDHQVPLGGAGSTTGISLGQRYSDGGGDDDVTAPTAPGQPAASDVTADSVTLTWAASTDDVGVTSYQVLRSTAGGPATPVATVSGTTYTASGLTPETSYTFTVRARDAAGNVSPASPARTVTTAPDDGGTGDDGCTATYTVTSSWQGGFQGGIEVRNTGTSAISGWTLTWTNPSGTSIGSLWNGRLTTSGGVNTVRNEPYNGALAPTAATTVGFVGSGAATTPTDLVCTAS, encoded by the coding sequence ATGCCCTCGATACGGACCCGGTGGGCCGCCACGACGGCGGCCGGCCTACTGCTCGGGGCGGTCGCCGCCGTCCCGGCCACGACCACGGCAGCCGCCGCCCCACCGGCTGCCGCCACCGGCACGTCAGCTGACGCGTCAGCCGCAGCCGCCCAGGCCGTACCGGCCAACGACTGGCTGCACACCGACGGGAACACGATCGTCGACGAGGCCGGCAACCAGGTGTGGCTCACCGGCGCCAACTGGTTCGGCTACAACGCCACCGAGCGGGTCTTCCACGGTCTGTGGTCGGCCAACATCGAGGCGGTCACCCGCGCGATGGCGCAGCGCGGCATCAACATCGTCCGGGTGCCGATCTCGACCCAGCTGCTGTTGGAGTGGAAGGCTGGCCAGCCGCTGGCCCGGCCCAACATCAACGCGTACGTCAACCCGGAGCTGGACGGGCTGAACAACCTGCAGATCTTCGACCACTGGCTCGGCCTGTGCGAGAAGTACGGTCTGAAGGTCATGCTGGACGTGCACAGCGCCGAGGCCGACAACTCCGGCCACCTCTACCCGGTGTGGTGGAAGGGCTCGATCACCTCGGAGGACTTCTACCAGGGCTGGGAGTGGGTGACCGCGCGCTACCGCGACAACGACACGATCGTCGCGATGGACGTCAAGAACGAGCCGCACGGCACCCCGAACGACCCGCAGCGGGCCAAGTGGGACTCCTCGACCGACCAGGACAACTTCAAGCACGCCTGCGAGACCGCCGGCCGACGGATCCTGGCGATCAACCCCGACCTGCTGATCCTCTGCGAGGGCATCGAGGTCTACCCTCGCCCGCACGCCGACTGGGACTCGCCCAACACCAACCCGGACCTCAGCCCCAACTACTTCTACAACTGGTGGGGCGGCAACCTGCGCGGCGTCGCCGCGCACCCGGTCGACCTGGGCGCCAACCAGGACCAGCTGGTCTACTCTCCGCACGACTACGGCCCGCTGGTCTACGAGCAGCCCTGGTTCCAGGGCGAGTTCGACAAGGCATCGCTGACCGAGGACGTGTGGCGGCCCAACTGGCTGTTCATCCACGAGGACGACACCGCGCCACTGCTGATCGGCGAGTGGGGCGGCCGGTACGGTCAGGACGCCCGGCAGGACAAGTGGCTGCACGCCCTGCGCGATCTGATGATCGACTACGGCATCCACCACACGTTCTGGTCGCTGAACCCCAACTCGGGCGACACCGGCGGCCTGCTGCTCGACGACTGGACCAGCTGGGACGAGGTCAAGTACAACCAGGTGCTCAAGCCGGCGTTGTGGCAGCACGGCGGCAAGTTCGTCGGCCTCGACCACCAGGTGCCGCTCGGCGGGGCCGGCTCGACCACCGGGATCAGCCTCGGCCAGCGCTACAGCGACGGCGGCGGGGACGACGACGTGACCGCGCCGACCGCTCCCGGCCAGCCGGCCGCCAGCGACGTCACCGCCGACTCGGTGACGCTGACCTGGGCGGCGTCGACCGACGACGTCGGCGTCACCTCGTACCAGGTGCTGCGCTCCACCGCCGGCGGCCCGGCCACCCCGGTCGCCACGGTCTCCGGTACCACGTACACCGCCTCCGGGCTGACCCCCGAGACCAGCTACACCTTCACGGTCCGGGCCCGCGACGCCGCCGGCAACGTCTCGCCGGCGTCGCCGGCACGGACGGTCACCACCGCGCCGGACGACGGCGGCACCGGTGACGACGGTTGCACCGCCACGTACACGGTGACCAGCAGCTGGCAGGGCGGCTTCCAGGGCGGCATCGAGGTGCGCAACACCGGCACCTCGGCGATCTCCGGCTGGACGCTCACCTGGACCAACCCGAGCGGTACGTCGATCGGGTCGCTGTGGAACGGCCGGTTGACCACGTCCGGTGGGGTGAACACGGTACGCAACGAGCCGTACAACGGGGCCCTCGCGCCGACGGCCGCCACCACGGTCGGGTTCGTCGGCTCCGGGGCCGCCACGACGCCGACCGACCTGGTCTGCACCGCGTCCTGA
- a CDS encoding class I tRNA ligase family protein, with amino-acid sequence MTSTSFVSTTIPYVNAHPHLGHAFEYAQADAYARHMRACGEDVYLLSGSDENSLKNVLAAEREGLTARELVDRNVVYFEQLAAELQLDLTRFIRTSVDRDHIDGAIEIWRRMAANDDIYSRDYQGLYCVGCEQFYSPAELVDGKCPEHLVEPELVAERNYFFRLSRYGDRLVDALESGQLKIVPESRYNEVISFIRSGLADISISRSTERARGWGIEVPDDPGQVMYVWIDALTNYINALGWTRDGEEYQRYWAEAQRRVHVVGKGVTRFHAVYWPAMLMSAGLPLPTEVVVHGYITASGVKLSKSMGNAVDPADLIARYGVNAVRYFLLAEFSPFIDGDFTEERLISRYNSDLANGLGNLLSRATSMTVRYRDGVVPEAADRGEPEAALAAQVAQTRQASAAAMRGYDHREALARIWDLVRRTNAYVDERSPWHLAKSDDPQSQAMLDTTLHHLVGAVRQLGDLILPFLPEAGATILQNVGSATSMVPGADAWLDELAGTKVTKAGALFPRIDVAP; translated from the coding sequence ATGACCTCGACGTCCTTCGTCTCGACGACCATCCCCTATGTGAACGCGCATCCGCACCTCGGTCACGCCTTCGAATACGCGCAGGCCGACGCTTACGCCCGGCACATGCGCGCGTGCGGCGAGGATGTCTACCTGTTGAGCGGATCCGACGAGAACAGCCTGAAAAACGTCCTCGCCGCCGAACGCGAAGGTCTCACCGCCCGCGAGTTGGTCGACCGTAACGTCGTTTATTTCGAACAACTCGCGGCAGAGCTCCAGCTCGACCTTACCCGTTTCATCCGTACGAGTGTCGACCGCGACCATATCGACGGCGCGATCGAGATCTGGCGCCGGATGGCCGCCAACGACGACATCTATTCCCGCGACTACCAGGGGTTGTACTGCGTCGGCTGCGAACAGTTCTACAGCCCGGCAGAGTTGGTCGACGGCAAATGTCCGGAGCATCTCGTCGAACCGGAACTCGTCGCGGAACGCAACTACTTCTTCCGCTTGTCCCGGTACGGTGACCGTCTCGTCGACGCCTTGGAGTCAGGCCAGCTGAAGATCGTGCCCGAGTCCCGCTACAACGAGGTGATCAGCTTCATCCGCAGCGGTCTGGCCGACATCAGCATCTCGCGGTCGACCGAACGTGCCCGGGGCTGGGGAATCGAGGTTCCCGACGATCCCGGCCAGGTCATGTACGTCTGGATCGATGCGCTCACCAACTACATCAACGCGCTCGGCTGGACCCGGGACGGCGAGGAGTACCAACGGTACTGGGCCGAAGCCCAGCGTCGGGTACACGTCGTCGGCAAAGGCGTCACCCGGTTCCACGCCGTCTACTGGCCGGCCATGCTGATGTCGGCCGGTCTGCCGCTGCCGACCGAGGTCGTGGTACACGGCTACATCACCGCCTCCGGAGTCAAGCTGAGCAAGTCGATGGGCAACGCGGTGGATCCCGCCGACCTGATCGCACGGTACGGGGTCAACGCCGTACGTTATTTCCTGCTTGCCGAGTTCTCGCCGTTCATCGACGGGGACTTCACCGAGGAACGGCTGATCAGCCGGTACAACTCCGATCTGGCCAACGGGCTCGGCAACCTGCTGAGCCGGGCGACCAGCATGACGGTGCGTTACCGCGACGGGGTGGTGCCCGAGGCGGCGGACCGGGGCGAGCCCGAGGCGGCGCTGGCCGCGCAGGTCGCGCAGACCCGGCAGGCGTCGGCGGCGGCGATGCGGGGGTACGACCACCGCGAGGCGCTCGCCCGGATCTGGGACCTGGTCCGGCGGACGAACGCCTACGTGGACGAGCGGTCGCCGTGGCACTTGGCCAAGTCCGACGACCCGCAGTCCCAGGCGATGTTGGACACCACCCTGCATCACCTGGTCGGTGCGGTGCGGCAGCTCGGCGACCTGATCCTGCCGTTCCTGCCGGAAGCCGGTGCCACGATCCTGCAGAACGTGGGCTCCGCTACGTCCATGGTGCCCGGTGCCGACGCCTGGCTCGACGAACTCGCCGGTACGAAGGTGACCAAGGCCGGCGCGCTGTTCCCCCGGATCGACGTAGCGCCCTGA
- a CDS encoding C39 family peptidase, whose protein sequence is MNTIIRKSALSVAGLLVAGGVVAGPAVAAQAAPSGGSGNVAAAASSDRGGERGDHSGGDRVLNTRYERQPNFYYCGPAATRIALTAQGHDLSQDEVAKKLGTTEAGTNSAEDTTRVLNELVGNDKYQTTAIESTKAEQAQIDKLRDDVRATVDDNRAVVANIIGTASDVDGVAHSYPGGHYVTVIGYRDGGDTVRIADPWYEGQEYWMSTETLAHWIAERGYSH, encoded by the coding sequence ATGAACACGATCATCCGTAAGTCTGCGCTGTCCGTTGCTGGTCTGCTCGTCGCCGGTGGTGTGGTGGCCGGCCCCGCCGTCGCCGCCCAGGCCGCCCCGTCGGGCGGGTCGGGGAACGTGGCCGCGGCTGCCAGCTCCGACCGTGGTGGCGAGCGCGGCGACCATTCCGGCGGCGACCGGGTGCTGAACACCCGCTACGAGCGGCAGCCGAACTTCTACTACTGCGGGCCGGCCGCGACCCGGATCGCGTTGACCGCGCAGGGCCACGACCTGTCGCAGGACGAGGTCGCCAAGAAGCTGGGCACCACCGAGGCCGGCACCAACTCGGCCGAGGACACCACCCGGGTGCTCAACGAGCTCGTCGGCAACGACAAGTACCAGACCACCGCGATCGAGTCGACCAAGGCCGAGCAGGCGCAGATCGACAAGCTGCGCGACGACGTGCGGGCGACCGTCGACGACAACCGGGCCGTGGTGGCGAACATCATCGGTACGGCGAGTGACGTCGACGGCGTGGCGCACTCCTACCCGGGCGGGCACTACGTGACCGTCATCGGCTACCGCGACGGCGGCGACACGGTGCGGATCGCCGACCCGTGGTACGAGGGCCAGGAGTACTGGATGTCGACCGAGACGCTGGCACACTGGATCGCCGAGCGCGGCTACTCGCACTGA
- a CDS encoding SigE family RNA polymerase sigma factor, protein MRDADEFDAFYAASSKRVLGHLYVVLGNRSDAEDAVAEAYARAWDRWASVRDCDSPEAWVRTVAYRIAVSSWRKAVNRWKAHRRDTAGAQSVDGVSVDHVALVAALRQITVDQRRVVVLHYLAGLSVAEVAAETGTNVNTVKTWLARGRKALAAQLTDGDQQTTGDGRSYAV, encoded by the coding sequence ATGCGTGACGCCGACGAGTTCGACGCCTTCTACGCGGCGTCGTCCAAGCGGGTGCTCGGCCACCTGTACGTGGTGCTCGGCAACCGGTCCGACGCGGAGGACGCGGTCGCCGAGGCGTACGCCCGCGCGTGGGACCGGTGGGCGTCCGTGCGCGACTGCGACAGCCCCGAAGCCTGGGTACGCACGGTCGCGTACCGCATCGCGGTGAGCTCCTGGCGTAAGGCGGTGAACCGGTGGAAGGCCCACCGTCGGGACACCGCCGGCGCCCAGTCGGTCGACGGGGTGTCGGTCGACCACGTCGCGCTGGTGGCGGCGCTGCGGCAGATCACCGTCGACCAGCGGCGGGTCGTCGTGCTGCACTACCTGGCCGGGCTCAGCGTCGCCGAAGTCGCCGCGGAGACCGGCACCAACGTCAACACCGTCAAGACCTGGTTGGCCCGGGGCCGCAAGGCCCTCGCCGCGCAGCTGACCGACGGCGACCAGCAGACCACCGGCGACGGGAGGAGCTATGCGGTCTGA
- a CDS encoding endonuclease V, with translation MTTPGTPRTEQEAIEIQRELARRVRVDQPMPVPPRFVAGVDVAYASDSSAGGRLAGAVVVLDLADDLSVVASATATGVADFPYVAGLLAFREIPILLAVLDQLAVRPDLLVCDGYGVAHPRRCGLASHLGVLTGIPAFGVAKTAFVDTDGEVPRERGGGADLVDGGEVVGRALRTRTGVAPVYVSAGHLIDLDQAAAITLRLTPSFRLPETTRLADRASREALRGQRGDLFRSR, from the coding sequence GTGACGACGCCGGGGACACCGCGTACCGAGCAGGAAGCGATCGAGATCCAGCGGGAGCTGGCCCGCCGGGTCCGGGTCGACCAGCCGATGCCCGTACCGCCGAGGTTCGTCGCCGGTGTCGACGTGGCGTACGCGTCCGACTCGTCGGCGGGTGGTCGGCTCGCCGGCGCCGTCGTCGTGCTCGACCTCGCCGACGACCTGTCCGTGGTGGCCAGCGCCACCGCGACCGGCGTCGCGGACTTCCCGTACGTTGCGGGCCTGCTCGCGTTCCGGGAGATCCCGATCCTGCTCGCCGTCCTCGACCAGCTCGCGGTCCGTCCGGACCTGCTGGTCTGCGACGGGTACGGCGTGGCGCATCCACGCCGCTGCGGCCTGGCCAGCCACCTGGGCGTGCTCACCGGCATCCCGGCGTTCGGCGTGGCCAAGACGGCGTTCGTCGACACCGACGGCGAGGTGCCGCGCGAGCGCGGCGGCGGGGCCGACCTGGTCGACGGCGGCGAGGTCGTCGGCCGGGCGCTGCGTACCCGGACCGGGGTCGCCCCGGTGTACGTGTCGGCCGGGCATCTCATCGACCTCGACCAGGCGGCGGCGATCACGCTGCGTCTGACGCCGAGTTTCCGGCTGCCGGAGACCACCCGGCTGGCGGACCGGGCCAGCCGGGAAGCCCTGCGGGGGCAGCGCGGCGACCTTTTCCGTAGCCGCTGA
- a CDS encoding GNAT family N-acetyltransferase: protein MPELIAPTAELYASWLAAREEWGPGTHQDGSGLRPADDVDTAAGFAAWVDRLRRQGDESLPADEGRVHATHWWIVEQGSYLGAISLRHRLNDFLLRAGGHIGYGVRPSARGRRVATWALGAVLPLAAARGLDRVLITCADGNAASARVIERHGGVLEDVRDTELGRTRRYWITLSDQPAASGPVR, encoded by the coding sequence GTGCCCGAACTGATCGCACCCACCGCCGAGCTGTACGCGTCGTGGCTTGCCGCCCGCGAGGAGTGGGGGCCCGGCACTCATCAGGACGGCAGTGGGCTGCGCCCGGCCGACGACGTCGACACGGCCGCCGGGTTCGCCGCCTGGGTCGACCGGCTGCGCCGCCAGGGCGACGAGTCGCTGCCCGCCGACGAAGGACGGGTGCACGCCACCCACTGGTGGATCGTCGAGCAGGGCAGCTACCTCGGGGCGATCTCGCTGCGGCACCGGCTCAACGACTTCCTGCTGCGCGCCGGTGGGCACATCGGGTACGGCGTACGGCCGTCGGCCCGGGGCCGACGGGTCGCGACCTGGGCGCTCGGCGCGGTGCTGCCGCTGGCCGCCGCCCGCGGCCTGGACCGGGTCCTGATCACCTGCGCTGACGGCAACGCCGCGTCGGCGCGGGTCATCGAACGCCACGGCGGCGTGCTGGAGGACGTACGGGACACCGAGCTCGGCCGCACCCGCCGCTACTGGATCACCCTGTCCGACCAGCCGGCAGCGTCGGGGCCGGTCCGGTGA
- a CDS encoding STM3941 family protein — protein sequence MGEPAAAFHRSFWRTLGWVVAGLALIAACLVMAVSGLDGLPHPLAAAYLLVGALGLALFTAGVLRLVWQLFQRRPIVLIGPWGVLDRRLSPRTIPWLSVASVRVTGVGRQRFLTLDLFPGAERAALSSRSARILLRVNRRTGYSGVHIGTVGLRCRVEDLAEAVLRHRNGVAPGGPPG from the coding sequence GTGGGCGAGCCGGCGGCCGCGTTCCACCGGTCGTTCTGGCGCACCCTCGGCTGGGTCGTCGCCGGGCTGGCGTTGATCGCTGCCTGCCTGGTGATGGCGGTCAGCGGCCTCGACGGGCTGCCGCATCCGCTCGCGGCGGCGTACCTGCTGGTCGGTGCCCTCGGCCTGGCCCTGTTTACGGCCGGTGTGCTGCGCCTGGTCTGGCAGCTATTCCAACGTCGGCCCATCGTGCTGATCGGCCCCTGGGGTGTGCTGGACCGTCGGCTGTCGCCCCGGACCATCCCGTGGCTGTCGGTCGCGTCGGTCCGGGTCACCGGCGTGGGCCGGCAACGGTTCCTGACCCTCGACCTGTTCCCCGGTGCGGAACGTGCGGCGCTGTCGAGCCGCTCGGCGCGAATCCTGCTGCGGGTCAACCGGCGGACCGGCTACTCCGGGGTGCACATCGGCACGGTCGGCCTGAGGTGCCGGGTCGAAGATCTGGCCGAGGCGGTGCTGCGACACCGCAATGGCGTGGCACCGGGCGGGCCGCCGGGCTAA
- a CDS encoding GPP34 family phosphoprotein → MPTYPLADDLFRMAHHRLHGRPLLHPRALRHGLAAALLAELLYPQWITVRHGRVAVGARIVPPDDLVHGLLAQISAAPTPQPVRTWVEVLSDTAVRQVTTRLTRAGHVRREVTRRRLVGRDERWVPTDMNTAAWPTARLATALRARRRLDVTDQGLAALAWACGLDRHLLDGAPPHAYDDLRRLVDHGWPPIADLARQTRAALGRTVAAHRG, encoded by the coding sequence ATGCCCACGTACCCGCTGGCTGACGACCTGTTCCGGATGGCCCACCACCGGCTGCACGGCCGCCCACTGCTGCACCCCCGGGCACTGCGCCACGGCCTGGCCGCCGCACTGCTCGCCGAACTGCTCTACCCACAGTGGATCACCGTCCGGCACGGCCGGGTCGCCGTCGGGGCGAGGATCGTCCCACCGGACGATCTGGTGCACGGCCTGCTCGCCCAGATCAGCGCCGCGCCGACCCCGCAACCGGTGCGGACCTGGGTGGAAGTGCTCAGCGACACCGCCGTACGGCAGGTCACCACCCGGCTGACCCGCGCCGGCCACGTACGCCGGGAAGTGACCCGCCGGCGCCTCGTCGGCCGCGACGAACGGTGGGTGCCGACCGACATGAACACCGCCGCCTGGCCGACCGCCCGGCTGGCCACCGCGCTACGCGCCCGGCGGCGTCTCGACGTCACCGACCAGGGCCTCGCCGCTCTCGCCTGGGCCTGCGGCCTCGACCGGCACCTCCTCGACGGCGCACCGCCGCACGCCTACGACGACCTGCGCCGCCTCGTCGACCACGGCTGGCCGCCGATCGCTGACCTGGCCCGGCAGACCCGCGCGGCGCTCGGCCGCACCGTCGCCGCCCACCGGGGCTGA